The genomic interval AGCGTATATCGTTAAGGTTTATTTCTCCTCCTTGTCGTTGTAGTAATTGTAGGTGACAAATGCGTCTGAGCTGGTACGGGGCCAAATTCGGCTCCGGCGTAAACAGATCCTTTGAAAGCAAAGAAGTTTCTCTCGTCCATCCCCACGTTGTAATTCTTTAATTAGAGACACCCCAGCATTGAAAGCCGAGGGCCGGATCCTGACTCTTTAACCCCACTGAGGTCAACGACATCTTGGGCGGACCGTGTTAATTTGTGCAAGGGCGAGTCCTCGTCTTTATGGTCCGGGGGATGTttcggggcggggaggggggggacctGCCCAtctcaggcagctgcctgtgttCCCCATTCCCACTCCCAGATCTCAAACTGTCCCGATTGTGTTTTCAGACGTTAAGAAAGAAAGGTTTTAACGGCTGTGACAGCCCGGAGCCCGACGGCGATGACTCGATAGACCAGAGCCCCTTGATGGAGGATAAATACCGTAAAGGCAGCGAGGATCTGGATATCCTGTTCAAGCGATACGGTGTAAGTACCTGCCCCTTGGCCGGAAAACCTTCATTAtatgttcttttttgttttgtttttcttctgttcgATTTCCCTCCAACCTCGTCCCTGATCCCTCCCCGACACCNNNNNNNNNNNNNNNNNNNNNNNNNNNNNNNNNNNNNNNNNNNNNNNNNNNNNNNNNNNNNNNNNNNNNNNNNNNNNNNNNNNNNNNNNNNNNNNNNNNNNNNNNNNNNNNNNNNNNNNNNNNNNNNNNNNNNNNNNNNNNNNNNNNNNNNNNNNNNNNNNNNNNNNNNNNNNNNNNNNNNNNNNNNNNNNNNNNNNNNNGCCCCGCTCCAGGGCTGCATGGCACGCctgccccctctccctctctccgcAGCCGGCTGCTCTCGGCTCAGCCCGGCCCGACCCGCCCTCCCGGCCTCTCCCGCCGGACCCTCCTCCCAAGGTAACGCCCGGGCCGGGGTGGGGGTCCCGGACAGGCACCTCCCCGGCTGCCGGCCACTGCTGCATGCCTGGCTGCACACCAGCTCTCGGGGACCTGCGGGCTGCGGCCCCTCCGTGGCGCGGCTCCTGGCACACACCGCCTGGCAGAGCCGGTACCCCCCCCACGGGAGAGCCCTGGGCCCCAAAAAACCTCCTGCCTGGCGGGAGGCTCAGCCCCGCGGCCACCGGTCCCCAAGCTGTCTCGCTGTCCCCCAGCTGTCTCACTGTCCCTGCTCTCTCTGCCCAGGCCCCCCCCTCGGACAGGCCGCCCCCCCCCACACGCCCGCTGCCTGCGGACCCCGTGGCGCCAGGCACTCAGGTAACGGCGGCACGGCGGCGGCACCGGCGTGTGGAGCAGGATGGCGTGCGCCTGGACcgggcctccccctgccccccctggGGCAAGGGAGGTGGTTTGGGCCCCCCCCTGAGCCCATCAGGGGGGGTTGACCCGTGCCGCAGCTTTGACACCCCCATTccccccacagcccccaggtCCAGCCAAGCCCCCCCCGCCTCAGCGGCCGCTGCCCTCGGACCCCCCGGGCCTTCGCTCCCCCGCAGCGAGACACCCCCCAGCCACCCCTACGTCATGGTGATTCCCTCCAGgtaagggggtgggggggggacagACAGGACCGGGCTGGGGAGGCCAAGGTGGGGGGCGAGTGGGGGCTGTAGGGGCCAGAGTGGGGGAGGCTGTAGGGTGCcagggtggggggctgcagggggccaaagtggggtgcaggtgggggctgtagggagggcagaggggggagccagagcagggggctggggggagccagAGCGGGGTGCCATGTTGCGGCCCCGGCCCCGTCACCGCCCGCCTCTCTCCCCCAGGccggctcccccgccgccggcgggcgcCCAGCGGGAGACCTGAGCCGCGGGCCGGGACCGCCGCAGCGCTGGAgtcgccgggccgggccgtggggAAGGCCTcgccccgggccccgcggggCCTCGCCGCCCGCTTGTCCCCCGCCGACGCCAATAAAGGGTCTGTGAGCTGCCTCCGCGCTGCCTCCGCCGGACcgggggccccggggcggggggagcgggaccggccgcgccgccccgcggaACTACGGCTCCCGGCAGCACCCGCGGCGCCCGCCGGAAGTACCGCCCCCCCGCGCAGGAAGTGGCTCCCGGCCGCGACTGCCCCCTGGCGGGGACTGCGCGCGCAGCCGTGCGGCGGAGGGGGGCGCGGGTCTCCCTCGGAGCCACGTGGGCACGGGCACGTGCAGGGGCCGCCCCGTGTGTGCACGGACACACGCGTGTGCAGGAGTCACCCCCCCGTGTGCACGGACACGCgtgtgcaggagctgcccccTGTGTGCATGGACACGTGTGCAGGAGTCACCCCGTGTCTGCACACAAGCgtgtgcaggagctgccccgTGTGTGCATAGACACGTgtgtgcaggagctgcccccTGTGTGCATGGACACACGCGTGTGGAGGAGTCACCCCGTGTCTGCACACAAGCgtgtgcaggagctgccccgTGTGTGCATAGACACGTgtgtgcaggagctgcccccTGTGTGCATGGACACACGCGTGTGGAGGAGTCACCCCGTGTCTGCACACAAGCGTGTGCAGGAGCCGCCCCATGTGTGCACAGGCACATGCGTGTGCAGGAGTCACCCCATGTCTGCACACAAGCATGTGCAGGAGCCGCCCTGTGTGTGCATGGACACGCGTGTGTGCAGGAGTCACCCCGTGTCTGCACACAAGCGTGTGCAGGAGCCGCCCCATGTGTGCACaggcacacgcgtgtgcaggaGCCGCCCCGTGTGTGCATGGACACACGTGTGTGCAGGAGTCACCCCATGTGCATGGACACACGCgtgtgcaggagctgcccccTGTGTGCATGGACACACGCGTGTGCAGGAGTCACCCTGTGTGTGCACAGGCACACGTGTGTGCAGGAGTCACCCCGTGTCTGCACACAAGCATGTGCAGGAGCCGCCCTGTGTGTGCATGGACACAAGCATGTGCAGGAGCCTCCCCCCCTGTGCATGGACACACGCgtgtgcaggagctgcccccTGTGTGCATGGACACACGTGTGTGCAGGAGTCACCCCGTGTCTGCACACAAGCgtgtgcaggagctgcccccTGTGTGCATGGACACACGCGTGTGCAGGAGCCGCCCCGTGTGTGCACGGGTACACGTGTGGAGGAGTCACCCCGTGTCTGCACACAAGCgtgtgcaggagctgcccccTGTGTGCATGGACACACGCGTGTGCAGGAGTCACCCCGTGTCTGCACACACGCgtgtgcaggagctgccccgTGTGCACGGACCAGCACCGTTCCTCCGCCGGGTCCCGCTGCGCCTGGCCGGTGCCGGTACCGGCGTCCAGTGGGTGCTGATGCCCGGCGGGGGCACGGGTGGGCGCGGGGAGCACCCGGTGCTGCCGGTCCCGGGTGCCCGGGCCGTGCTGGGCAGTGCCGGTCCCGGTCGATGCCCGAGGTACCAGGGCGGTGCCGGGGGTgccggctggggcggggggggggaccgggTAGGTGCCGAGGATGCCGGTCCCGGTGCCAGGGCGGTGCCGGGGGTgccggctggggcgggggggggaccgGGTAGGTGCCGAGGATGCCGGTCCCGGTGCCGGATCGGTGCGGGGGTGACGGTCCCGGTGCCGGTGGGCGCCGGATtaggggcgggggagggggtgCCGGGTCGGCCCCGGGTCGGTGCCGGTCCGCCCCGGGTCGGTGCCGGTCCCGGTGGGTGccggaggaggcgggggggaTGCCGGGTCGGTGCCGGGGTGCCGGTCCCGGTGCCGATGGATGTCGGAGGTGCCGGTCGGTGCGGGGTTGCCGGTCCCGGTCCCGTTCGGTGCCGGGGATGCCAGATGGTTTCGGGGTGCCGGTCCCGGTGCCGGGGGGTGCCGGTGCCGCCCCCCAAGGGTTAATGGCGCTCGGGGAAGttgccgggcggcggcgcggcgcggattGGCCCGAAGttggcggggcgggccgggccgtgccgagCCCCGCCgtgccgggccgcccccgcccccgccggcccccgccccggccccggccccgccgccccccgccgccgccggcggagcCATGCGCCCCGCGCCGCTGCTCGGGCTCCTGCTCTGGGCGCCGCTGCTctgggcgccgccgccgccggtgcgCGGCCTCCGCCACGGCGTCTACTGGAACGGCAGCAACCCCAGGtagcgccgccgcccccgccggccccgccgcctttgtgctccccgggccccgccgagccccgggcCCGCGCCGCCGGGAGGGTCGGGGCGGCGGGCGGTGGGCTCCCGggcggggcggagctggcgggcACCGAGCCACCGGGCAGCCCCCGTGCTAGCGGGTGCCCCCGGGTGATACCGAGACGGTGAGTACCTCCCGGTGGTACCGAGCCCCGGGTGCTACCGAGCCACCGGGCACCCCCAGGTGATACCGAGCTGGTGAGTACCCCCAGGTGGTACAGAGCCACCGGGCATCCCCGGTGGCACCGAGCCCCAGGTGGTAGCGAACAGGTGAGTATCCCCCGGTGGTACCGAGCCACCGGGCACCCCCGGGCGTTACCGAGCCGATGAGTACCCCCAGGTGGTGCTGAGCCCCGAGCGGTACTGAGCCACTGGGCACCCCCAGTGGCACCAAGGGAGCCCCAGGGTGGTACCGAGCCGGTGAGTACCCCCAGTGGTACTGAGCCACCAAGCTCCGGGTGGTACCGAGCCACCGGGCATCCCCAGGCGGTACCGAGCCAGTGAGTACCCCCAGGTAGTACTGAGCCGCCGGGCACTGCTGGTGGCATCGAGCCCCGGGTGGTATCGAGCAGGTGAGTACCCCCAGGTGATACTGAGCCCTGGGTGGTACCGAGCTGGTGGACACTCCTGGTGGTACCAAGTCCCCCGGTGGTACCAACCCGCACTGAGCCCGGGCACCCTTGGTGGTACTGAGCTTTGGGCATCCTCATGTGGTACCGAGCCTGGGCACGCTTGCTGGGCATGGGGCTGGTGGGCAGCCCTGGGGCAATTGCGGCCGGTGGGCATCAAGCCTGGGGTCACCCTGGGTGGCATCAAGCCGGTGGGTGGCACTGCCAGGGCTGTGGATCCCCATAGTGGATGTCCCCGCTGGTGGGGGCCATTGGGcacggcccagcccagcccctgcccagccacaGGTGCTGCCCACAGGCTCTGCCATCATCGGTGGGCCGGGGTCCAGTCCCATCCCTTCTCCCAGCCTCCTCCATTTTAGGCATTTCCCAGCTCGGGGCCCAGGGGAGTGGGGAGGCAAGGTCGGGGTGTTGTGCTGAGGGCCCGGGGGCTGCACTCCCGCACATGGGTCTCGTGCCCTTGGCCCGCaaagctgggctggggcaggtgggcacactccaggcagggctgggggcaccgaTGCTGCCTTACCTTCCCCCTGCAAGTGGGGACCCACGGATGGGAGACGTGGGAACCCACCACCCGTGGGTGCCCCAGGaatgggggggggcggggggggggcgtgtgcCCCTCCGCAGGGTCAGGGCAGGGCCCCGGCCCCTGGCAGCCCTCGGCCCTGCCTGGGCTCGTCCCAGCCAGCGTCGCCCGGCGGGATGCTCTGAGTCAGCGGGGAGCCCGCGCCCGGTCCTGTCCTCGAAGAGCCCCTGGCctgggggggcagctggggcctGAGCCTCCCCGGCTCGACAGCGCTGCCGGCCCGGTGATTAATGCACCGACCTCTGCCGCAGCTGCCAGGAATCTGCGCCTGGTGTAAACACTGCCTGTGCCTGCACcggggtgggaggagggggctggagctggCCCCGGGGTCTCCCCGCTAGCCCCCTTCCTGGCAGGACAGGACGACCCTGCCAGCCAGGCGGCAGCTCGGCAGCACCATCCCTGCCGCAGCGCTGCCAGCAAGGCCAGGGCCCTGCCGGGCTGGTGCATGTCTGGGCCGCGGCAGGATCCAGCTGGTTGGGAGACGCGGGCGCAGGACGGAGACTGCcgccctgctggggctgggaagggggagaggggctCCTGCTCTGTTGCCTGTCCCGGGTGGGCAGGACCAAGCATGTGcacatatgtgtatgtgtgcacatgtgtgtgcgtgtgtgtgtgtgtgtgcctgcagaGGTGTCTGCTCCACCCCAGCCTAGCCGCACGCGCTGTTTGCAGCCATGAGCTCATGCCATCCCAACAGCCACGCTGGTGCCTGCCTGCCCGCGCAGGTACCCgggctgggccccctcccctgcctgcccagccagcAGAGCCCCCCGTGCCCCCTGCCCTGGCCAGCCGTGCCCCTGGAAGTACCATGTGGTGCAGGAGGCATCGTGTGGGGCGGCCCCCCGCCGGGGTGTCAGCACCGATCAGCGCCGGGGTGGTGAGGCGGGTGCCTGGGGCGAGGGGCTTTGTGCCCTGGCTGGCGTGGCTGGGCTTCCCCGGCCGCGGCGGCCGAGCCCATTCAGCTCCAGTGGCCTGCGGCTAATCCGAGCTGATGCCTGGTTGTGTGGAGCGGACGAACGCCCGGTAGCTGTTCGGCAAAAGCCCGGCCACCTGctctgccggggcggggggcagcagggcgTCCCTCCCAGGGACAACGGGACCCCTGGCCGCCCACTCCCCAGCTCGCCCTGCCCGGCAGGTTCCTGCGGGACGACTACGCCATCCAGGTGGCCATTAATGACTACCTGGACATCTACTGCCCGCACTACGAGGGGGCCGTGCCCGCCGGCCGGGCAGAGACCTTCACGCTCTTCATGGTGGACCGGGAGGGCTACCGCGGCTGCTACGAGACCCCCGGCGCCTTCAAGCGCTGGGAGTGCAACCGGCCCCAGGCACCCTTCGGGCCCGTCCGCTTCTCGGAGAAGATCCAGCGCTTCACCCCCTTCTCGCTCGGCTTCGAGTTCCAGCCGGGGGAGACCTACTACTACATTTGTGAGTCACCCCGGGGCCTGGGGCGCAGTCGGGCGGCTGCACCGGGGGTGGGTGCAGCGGGGTCGGGTCCCACCAGGGTTTGGCTGCACCCAGAGGTCTGGGTGGAACCAGGTTTGGGGCATGCAGGAGGTTCGGGGTGCATCGAGGATCTGGATGCAGCCATGGTTGGGGTAAACAGGGGGGGTCTGGATGCAACTGAGGGTTGGGATGCAACCAGGGTTGGGGTGCACCGGAGGTCTACGTGCAACCAAGGTTGGGGTGAACAAAGGGGATCTGGATGCCCCCGGGAGTCTGGATGCAACCAGGGCTGgggtgcttgggggggggggtgtccagcTGCACCTAGGGATCTGGATGCAGCAGGggccggggtgggcagggggtcTGGATGCCCC from Aptenodytes patagonicus chromosome 26, bAptPat1.pri.cur, whole genome shotgun sequence carries:
- the LOC143171226 gene encoding ephrin-A4-like; translated protein: MRPAPLLGLLLWAPLLWAPPPPVRGLRHGVYWNGSNPRFLRDDYAIQVAINDYLDIYCPHYEGAVPAGRAETFTLFMVDREGYRGCYETPGAFKRWECNRPQAPFGPVRFSEKIQRFTPFSLGFEFQPGETYYYISVPSPESAGRCLKLRVSVCCRGTTPEPVTEVPNSQPHGRGGPEDAVPARGIAAPLQPRAPCLALVLLTLLWI